Sequence from the Mixophyes fleayi isolate aMixFle1 chromosome 4, aMixFle1.hap1, whole genome shotgun sequence genome:
TTGGCAGAATAGCGGAGGAAACAATGGGAATATTGTGAGGGAAACTTCTATCCTGGGAGACTAAGGGGCTGGTTACTTAGGATGCCAATCTAGTTGCAGTGTGTGTGTTTCTTCAAAGTGTTTGTTACAAGTGTGTTAGAATTATGGAATTGTTAAAGTTATACAGGAGTACATTCAGTTATCTCTACACCAGGCAAGTAGGTAGATGAATTGATCTAATCTCTTTATCGTCTCTTTCATCCACAGGTTTTCATCTTCGTACTAGTTATATCATCAGCTCCAATGCATTATCCAGCATTTAGATGTACACTTTGTATTAATTCAATGGTCTTATTTATTACCATATAGTGACTGGATgagataaataatttatttacccCACAGACAGTGACACCCGGGCATATGGGGTATAATAGAGGCTTATAGTGTAATCTAACATCTGTTCTTCACAtctttctccatctctccctcttaCCTGGAACTAACAACTTCTTCTATATTAGGGCCGTTTGTTCAGTTTCAATATTATTGAACCTTATACGGAATCCTAATTCagccactttaaaaataaataacaaatcctCACttctcaaaaaaacaaacaaatgcagtATAGTCATAGTATTAACATATTCTTAGAACAATTTTAATAATGTTCCTTCACCTTCATAAATACATAAAGGGGATGTGTCTAAGAATCTGATAAGGAGAGTTGTATCTGTACATAGTACATAACTGTACATCACTAGGGACCATCTGTCTACTTACATGTGGTCATCATACACTGGAATGTCTGTCCATTGGTCAGTTACTATGTGACAGTAACTGCACCCAGTATATCTCACTGATAAAACTGTGTGTTACACAGAATACATTAGATATTAAAATTATGATGCTACATTTTTAAGTATATTGCTGTATTAGTCATTGATCATCTATCACATGGTATACTGATATATTCCTTACATGTGATGATGCTACATTACACAGATAACTCATGAGAGAggctgtgtatatgtgtatatgtcaaTGTTTGCatgatatgtatatgtgtgtttggtatgtatgtgtctatgtgtaggtgatatttatatgtgtgtgtgtggtatgtatgtgtatatttgtgtggtatgtatgtgtgtgcggtATACTGTATAAaagtatgtctatgtgtgtgatatgtgtgtgCGGTATagtgtatataagtatgtatatgtgtgtggtatgtgtgtatatatgcatacCTCCCGAAATGTACGATTTCTAAAGCTGGGACGTGGCTATGTCTCCATGGAAAACATGCGTGTATATGTACATATGGCTGTCTGTACATAACTGAGACATACGTGATGTAATCCCCCTTGTTCTCTATGCGTGTGTAATGAACATACCCTTCataggacacggtcagtccagcCACAGAGGACCGGTCACATCCCAGTGCAAACAGAGACAGGAATATCAGGTATCCGATCACTGAGGAACAGAGTAAAAGTTTTGCTGCTCCCAGaatatttatttgaaatttcTTTATAATGATCCCCCCAGAGAAGATCCCGAGGGCCACGGCCGGGATGTTAATGAGACCTGAGGAGACACAATGACCAGAAACATCTGATACGTTCAAGAGGAACAAATATATCATTTATTACACTAAATATCCCGGATGTGCCCCCAAGTCTCATGGATACAGTGTTTCTCATTAATAAATAGTTAGGTTCTATCCTTAAACTGAATACTTAACTCCATGGGGGAAAAGCTCTATTACCAAAGAAAGTGGGTGCTTTGCCAGTAATAGGACATTTTGCTTTGCCGTATTTATGTAGGGCGTTAGCACCAGTAATAACATCCTTATAACTGGCATTAAATATTCGCATAGCGGAGCTTATTTATCACGTATCACAAGAGAACTAATTAaataatctatataaataaaataaatgttttcactgACCCTACACAATAAAGGGCGACCACCAGTGATAACAAGTTTCATGAGAGAATTACccacgttcgcctcacacgcttccatTCCCAGCACACAGAGACTGCACTTATTAAGGTCAtccctttgataaatctgcccgtTAAACTCATGTATCAAATCCCTATTTtcctgtagactgtaagcttgcatgTAGCGCCTTCTTACCACTTTGTCTATGTTAATGCAAAGTCTCGTTTTATTACTGTGGTTACTTCCAGATAAAGTAACGTTCTGCGGAGTAGACTGGAGCGAtggaaataaatggtaataaataaataagtgatggGAGTGATCAGAGCtgtctaattacatgtgtcactattATACACATCACTGGTTTTATTTAACATCATGGAAGTGCGTCTAGAGACGCCTCTTCCCGTATAATGTGCGACTGGAAGACACAACAGGTGTCCTATTGAAATTACTGCAGAGGATGAAGTCTGATCCCCATTTGTGTCAAGAATTTTTACAGGGGATAAATGTTCTTTGACTCCCAACTAAATAGTTAGTGCCCCCTAAATattcctccccccccaccccttcaaTCTCATCTGATATCCACAAGACAAAATCCCATTATAACACGTGGGAGTGTAATGAAGGACAGGAGCGCACAGCGTGCgttccacaaagaaaaaccccTACTCTGCCCAAAAGAAGATGCAGACTTTGGTACTCCCCTCCACAGTTAAAACTTGTTGTAGATGGTAAACTGCTGACATCTAGTGGTGATTTCATGACTTAACAGGGTGCTGGTAAAATAGCAATTTCACATTTGAATAATGGTGATAGAGATGATATGTGAATATTATTTCTTTGTAACTTTGAAAACGGGAACGCTGCGTTGTTCATATCACAATTGTAATGTATACCTCTACCCTTTtaaccttttttatattttaatgtaatacaCCCACTTTCTCTCCTGTTACTCAGTCCTCGGCCCTCTGCAATTGGGCTTCTGCCCTCTACACTCCCTTGAGACTGCGCTCACTAAAATGACCAACGACCTTCACACAGTTAAGCTGACGGGTCACTTCTCCCTATGTTCTTTCATTATCTTCCATCTGGACTtttgccaggggcaggctgggctgggggacaggggggcatctgcccctcaggCCGCTTCCATAGTGGGcaaccttggactgggtcactggggcacctgcatttttttcctttaaaataggttgTAGAGTCGAGTGTTGCCCCctgggccaaaatttgccagcccttccctgactATTACAACCTTCTCCTCCACCTGCCCTTCCCCAGTTCTCTCCCGCTCCAATCCATCCTGAGTACTGTGACTAGTACTGTGACTAGCCGGATCTTCTTCTCTTGCTGTTCCACATACGCTGCACCAATCTGCAAATACCTACACTTCAGAGTCCAGTTACTCATCCTCTTGTTCAAAGCCCTCGTAACCTTCCCTTGGTCTAAATATGGCAAAATGACAGAAAATAACCCGTCTGTTCACCTTGAGTAAATTTCTGAAACAATTAAGaataatgtgtttttaatgtactaTTGACTTGGTAAATCACAGGGACTAACTCACCAATGATAAAATTAGTCATAGACGACGTCTGCCCATACTGCTGCTCAATGTATTTAGGTTTATATGTGACCAGTCCGACCAGGGAGTTATACTGAAAGACGCTACCACACAGGTACAAGAAAAACACCGGATTTCCAAGGAGTTCTTTCAGTGACGGCAAAAAATCTGAAATGAACAAGTAAGGCAAAGTAAAGAGTGGCGCaaaatgctggcgctatataattaaaggttaacaaacagtatataaatgtaGATGTTGCCGACATTTAATGTTTGTGACATTGTTTGTGTCCAAAGTTACCTCTTATTGTATATTCACTAAAATGTTTGTCTTGTTACCTAAAACCATGTTTGCCAGCTGTGCCCATTCCAGTCTTAGGATTTCTATATCTGTCCCTTATAGGTGCCAGGGGTGGGGTGAGCGGGGTTAATAGAAGGTTGTGTAGAGGTCATTAATAGGTGGAATATTGATACCAGTAGTTAACATCTGAGCTGGGAGTGGATAGGTGTGTTGTGAATAGTCCTCTCTCATTGGCTGTCTGTGTATCAGGGAATACAATGTATCTTTGCAGTCTATACAAGGAATAACTTAAGTTGGTGACCCACAAGTGTAGTCTGTATTTCAGTCCAATCACTAAATGGTCACATCTGTAAGAAAATTGTCCATGTGTATGGTCAAAAATTCATATAGATTGCAATGTACGTCTGGCTGCTCTGTGTTCACCGTTATACCTGGGTTGGCCGATGACTTAACGTACCCACCGCACTGATGAGGGTCATTGGTAGATCAGTAACGCTGGTCTAACATGACTGAGCGCACTCAGAAAAGATTGGCCAAGAAAAATGACCGGATGCCAACCAATCTCAAACTCTACATTAATAGAATTTTAAAGGGAATTTTTATCCCAACCAGACTTTGTTCTTCTACCTTTGGCCATTTTTAGTAGTTGCTCCTGGTCTTGGTGAATCTTCCTGTCTTTCAGTTCTTCGACGAGGATAAATTTGGACTGTTCAGAGGGTGAACAAGAATTCCTTCCATGGTCAGGTTTTGGTTGCTCCTTTGGTAGAAACCAAAATGGGATAGTGGCAAGTAGACTTATTACACCGGCTACCAAGTATCCGAGCCACCAGGTGCCTACCCACTGCTCATCTTCAGGAGTAATCGTCACACTGTCTGGAGAGAAAACATGGCGGACACATGTATCAAGGGACAAGTGCCAATTACAGGACAGAGATCAGACCCAATTATACAGGATTATCCTACAACTTGACACAGAGGGGGAACATTCCACGGAGATACCTTGGAGATACCTTGCCATAATGGCTGGCAATGTCCCCAGTCGGACAAGGCCGTGACGTTCGGCGGCACAtggcagctaattgaatctcccaccAGAGAAATCGCTGATACCGACATTACTCTTTCCTATGCCCCCATGTAACAGATTTCTGAGCCCTCCCTGTTAGAAATAACTTTGTTCTATAAACATAATGtacaaaaattaatattattataattcctGATTGGACCTCAAAGTTACAGTGAGAATAAATTCACAGTATAATTAATTGTCTGTTGTACAATATAAAGAAGAAGAGAATATATAGAGTTCTATTTACCCAAATCCACAGCTCCGATGTCAACGAATAATGAGGCACATAATGATCCCAACAGAAACCCAAATATCGGCCCAATTACAGCCGCAGTCTGGACAAttcctgaaatatatatatgttatatattttagatAATACAGTAAAATATCCCAAAATGTGTTTATGAAAATGTTTGGTCATATCACTTGTTCCACCCAGTCATACCCACAATCTGCTGGGCTATACCCAGATCCACTCAGCCATGCTCACCATCCACCTGGCATAACTCCCCAGTACCCCCCAGTGGAATCTCAAGGTGTCGGCCTTAACCCCCAGAGGCACCGACCCCCcagaggccgcagcgcccccaGCAGATGGGAGGAGCAGCATCTTCTGCTTCTCAgactgggctgtgacatcatagcgcTACACTCCAAGCCCAGAACTGACAGTGAGGACCAGCAGCCGACAGcgtcacatgtaagaagctgctttTCCTCCCTGTCAGCGACCGGTGCTCTGTTTAGGGGGCCAAGGGGGCATTAAAAGCACcatattatgtcactcattcagttttAGGCTCCCCCTTATCCATTAGCGCCCCGGCCTTATTTGCCTAAAGGTACCGCAGGCGCTGAATCTCCCTCAGTCTTGTCACTGTTGCCGTTGGCTACATTATTACTGATTAGCTGATACTGCTGTTGACAGGCTGAACTAATTAAAGGACCAACTAAGCCTAAAATATATTGGCATggtgcctactctcctggattgTTCGGGAGACCACCTGGACCCCCAGAAGAGCAGACAACTCTCCCACGCCGTGGGCGGGGACCTACTGACGCACTGGGACGCACTGAGCTCAGAGTGGATGGGGAAGGGAGTTAAATCAGAAATTTTGTGATTTAAAGGCCGGGAGACAATGTAACACAGCAATGGGGGGTCAGTCGTGTGATGGGTTATACAGGGAGTAGAATTATTAGCAGAAAGAGAGAGGTGGTGATGCCGCTATTTGTTGTTATATAGTTGGGATACTGTGGTCAGATCtggaggatataaatacattacagattgTACAAAAAAGGGAATGGGGTGGAGCTTACAtggaagtgggtggagttttgtaTAAGTGGGTGGATTTGGTGGGATTGGGGCGGGTTATCTCCTCCTGTCTGTCACTGCATCAACCACAGCACCTGTACTGTGATTGGCTGCCCCCCCCCAGGCTGAGCATAGTTATAGAAATGATACAGTACAGTCATTACCGATGTAGAAGGCGGCGTTGTTCTCCTCGGCATAGTCATCGATATACGATATCCCAAGCGGTTGTATTGGAGCCTCCCCCACACCGCGCAACAGGTTCCCCAACAAAACGTAGATCCACTTGGAGCGTTCAGCGTCTCTCTCACACTCTGGGTACCAAGCAGAGAAAAGTCCCACTTCAAAGACCAGACACAACATTTACATGATGCTTCTACTTATAATAGGTGAAGTGTTTAGTTGGGACATTCATAAGTTGCCCACTTAGATGACCAATGAACCGGTAATCAGGGGCGGAACTGAGCATCGCTAGGTCCCATAGCGAGATTTGGGTAAAGGCTTGGTGATGTCACGCTAACCTTCCTTGTGTGCCCATACATGCTCCGCCCATTGTACCGCACAGCAGGGCCTCTGAGAGATTGGGGCGACCTGGCCTTTCTGGGCACCCCTCGCTTGTGTGCCCCATAGCGGTTCCACCATTTCCCATAATACCATCAGctgtgggcatgctggtgcttgtagtgctacaaatgtACTTAATGATTTCCTCACTTTAATCTAGTGTCCTGACACCAATACCCAAGGGGTGTATGAGCCTCACCGCTTCTCTGAATGGATCTGGTTTGTCCTAAGGGTGGGCTGACTGTCCATTGGGAATTGTACCCCATACTGACCAGGATGGGGCTGGTATCACattatattggggggggggaggtcacATGTTACAGGTCTCCCTGATATAATGTAACCAGCCCCGCTAATCATAGGTTAGTGCAGACTCTTGTTTTTGCAGAGGGACCCCAAGTCCGATGTCCCCCTAATTTATCAGTAATCAGCTCGGGCTATACACCATATTTTTGCTTCTCCACCGTGTCATTGATAGACTAGGGAGTGGCACTGTATTGTGACAACAGAGAGGGGCAGAAGTCGGGATCCTGCCTTCACAGCTTACCCCATACAAGGGATTGTAAaaagtgtgggggggaggggctaaGGGCCTAAGGGGGAGGGAATCTAGGGCACCAAGAATGCCTCCATCGGCCCTAACATACATCAGTTTGTGGCCAATTATGTCTGAAAGAATCTCATTGGCTGTCAGGATTGCAGTGTATTGGCGCTGTAGGCTGCAATTAAAGGAGGTcgctctttttaaaaataatggatTTATTTAACAGTTCCATGCTCCTGTTTTGGAGCAATGTTCCCAATTTATGACCTTTCACTTTCGATATTGGTGATAGATTCTAATCGATGTACATAATGCATAGATGCAACTAAGGCTGATGACAACACTCACCGGGGTTGATGCTCAGGCGAGTTTTTGCCGTTCTAGAAAACAATTTTTGGTTCTTAAAATCTTGTAGACATAGAGAGATGTTGATGGTAGAATTGGAAGAGTTCACCAGAGTGTCCTCGTATGTATAGCTGTGTAAGATCGTATAGAGACGTTATATGATGTACAACACATGAATACTGCACAAGTTACTGTAAATGTTGTGTTGCTGAAATCTTCAAATACTCTGTTTAGTTCATTTAAACTGAAGTGGtaccaaagaaaaaaatagaaataggaTAAAGTATCCTGTATATGATGTAGAAATAGATAGAACATAAGATTTCCATAGCTCGTACTCATTGGCCGAAAGAGTTGATATAAGGCAAAAAAGTTGAAATAGCAAAgcatgtatgttatttatttcccTTCAGATTAGCTTTTTACATAATATGCCAAATCTCTTTGTGAATCCACCAACTGTACAACCAGTAGGGTACAAGGTAAATTCAGGTTTCAGCATCACCCCAGACTCTTCACCCATCAGCAATCTATTTAAATGGGACAACTATCAGCAAAGGGATGGGGCATATTGAGTGATGGACAGATATAATATCATTCATCAATTTCATGATTGCTACTCAGTTCAGTCCTAGTCAGGCTTTGTTGGCCAAATATGAGTTTGCTTGAAGTCTATAGCTACacaattctttttattttctcctaTTTGTCTAaagtaaacattaaaatgtacatatttgtGTCTCACCTCATTAGCTTCTATAACGTTGTTACTGACTCTAGGCAAGCTAAAATCTGCAAGGATAGATCCTTTGTCTTTCCCATAATCCAATTACCTTCTATCAAAacctcctgtcagtcttattgaTGTGTAAAAATCCTCTCACAAACAACAACTTGGCTGCGTAGTGGCAGGTGCCATTATTAAGGGGTGGGGGGAGACTAGAGGTCCAAAAATATGACTAAGAGCAGACAGAGAGACGGGGGGCACTGACAGAGGTATAACATAAAGCTATATGCAGTGTATTACCCCCCTTGAGTACTAGACATAGTTAGGTTCCCCCATGTTTGAGCTCAGATCTCTGTAATAGATCACCCTCACGTTGCTGTAGCTGGTACATAGTTCTGTGGGTATTGCAGAATGTGCTGTTGGATTACACAGAGTTACACTGTGTTCTGTTGTGTGACCTTTGCCAATGAATCTGTAGAAAACTTGACTTACCGACCCATAATAAAATGTGGCAACGCAATTAAAAATGTTCCCACCGACATAACCAGGCAGCCGGTTCCAATTATTTTAGGTCTATTAAGTTGTGCTCCAAAGTAGCTGACCAGCGTTATTACCAGTAGGTTTCCTGTGGGATAGAGACAGCAATCCACAGTAATCTGATGCAAATAATCcatattaatacaaatataatcacttgtatattatatctGTTGTTGTTTCCTGCAGCGCTCGCAACACAATAATAAACAGCAGTGATGTAAACTGGATGATTAACAGTATTTGTcactttaaaaatctattttactaATTGATAGCTCT
This genomic interval carries:
- the LOC142153321 gene encoding solute carrier organic anion transporter family member 1C1-like; the encoded protein is MDPSKTDSGQLCCHSAHGSSAECQSPEHKGDRSFCGGFKIFLTAMCFVYFAKSLSGSYLKSTITQMERRFDIPSSLVGVIDGSFEIGNLLVITLVSYFGAQLNRPKIIGTGCLVMSVGTFLIALPHFIMGRYTYEDTLVNSSNSTINISLCLQDFKNQKLFSRTAKTRLSINPECERDAERSKWIYVLLGNLLRGVGEAPIQPLGISYIDDYAEENNAAFYIGIVQTAAVIGPIFGFLLGSLCASLFVDIGAVDLDSVTITPEDEQWVGTWWLGYLVAGVISLLATIPFWFLPKEQPKPDHGRNSCSPSEQSKFILVEELKDRKIHQDQEQLLKMAKDFLPSLKELLGNPVFFLYLCGSVFQYNSLVGLVTYKPKYIEQQYGQTSSMTNFIIGLINIPAVALGIFSGGIIIKKFQINILGAAKLLLCSSVIGYLIFLSLFALGCDRSSVAGLTVSYEGTSDISYEDNAVSGCNIWCQCPKNHWDPVCGDNGVTYSSACFAGCRLSNGTGNIAVYYNCSCVMPSASHLGGGWASAGPCSKGRDCSRMFLSFVVISVITSFWLSFGGTPGYILLLRCTKPELKSFALGIYTVSIRVLAGVPAPMYLGALIDSVCLKRSWRPCGGKGSCRLYNTDGFRYIYLGMTLALGVGFICLCSAVLYIIKKRYALKESNSPCTGCKSSAPPSNLVQNVHLLQTTYWAQKETHL